From Actinomyces procaprae:
AGATGCGGGCACTGTTCGGCATGTCCATGGCACTGCTACCCGGTTACCTGCTGTTCGACCTGCTCGGGGTCGACGGCGATCTGGGAGCCCTGATCATGGGGGCGCTGCTGGCGTCCCACCCCGCGGCCAAGGAGCTGGCGAGCGCTCTGTTCACCATAAAGGAGCTCCTGCTGGTCGGGTTCTTCCTCACCATCGGCCTCGACGGCGTTCCCGGCACCGCCGCCTTCGCCCTGGCCGGTGCCCTGCTGCTCCTGCTGCCGGTGCGCTCACTCGTCTACACCATGGTGGTGCGCGCTCTGGGGATGCGCCGACGCACCTCGGTGCTCACTGGCCTGGCCCTGACCGCTTACAGCGAGTTCGCGCTCATTGTTGTGGGCACGGCCACCGACCACGGGCTGCTGGGCGGTGAGTGGCCGGCCGCCGTCTCCTTGGCGCTGGCGCTGTCCTTCGTCGTGTCCGCCATGGTCAACCACAAGCCGGCCGCCCTGGTGCAGTGGATGTCCGCGCTGCTCCCCCACCGGCCAGTCAGCACCCTGCACCCCGATGAGCGGCCAGTCAGCCTCGAGGGCGTGTGCACCGTCGTGTTCGGCATGGGCCGGGCCGGGCGCTCCACGTACATGAGGCTCTACGCCGACGGTGAGACGGGCGTGCTCGGCATCGACAATGACGCCACCAAGGTGGAGGAGCTGACGCGGCAGGGATTCAACGTGATGGAGGCGGACGCGACCGACCAGCAGTTCTGGGAGCGGCTGGAGGCGGTGCACGTATCCACGGTGGTCCTGGCCATGTCAGAGCCGGGGGCGAACGTGCACGTGCTGGAGTGGCTGGACCGTTCGCACTTCGACGGCCGGGTGCTCGCAATCGCCCGCTATGACGACGAGGCCGCCACCATGCGGGCGGCGGGTGTTGACGTCGTGATCAACCTCTACGAGGGCGCCGGCGAGGCGCTGGCGCGCGCGGCTGAGGGGCTCGGGCCCACCTCACCTGGAGCCGACGCCGGCGTCGCCTGAGCCGGGAGCGCTCCGCCCCGACTCGCACAGGGAGTCCAGCAGCGCCTGTACCTCCTCTAAACGAGCCAGCTCCTGCTCCAGGGGCGTGCCCAGCAGTTCATTCAGCGCCTCGGTCACCGCATGTCGTAGGCGCTCGCGTACGCGCCTGGTGCGCCGCACCGCACCGACGCGTGCCATGACCGTGCCCGCCGCCGCCAGCAGCAGGCCCAGCAAGAGGCCGCCCAGCAGCAGGACCGTCGGCCACGGCACGTGCCCCCAACGTGGAGGATTCACCGGCAGCAGCAAGTAGCGGTCCAAGACATGGAGCATCAGGAGCCAGCCGGCACCGATCAGCGCGGTCAGAGCCAGGAGCACCTGCATGGCATTCGCAGCCCCCCACCAGCGGGGGCGACGGCAGGTCTGTTCCAGGTCGGTGCGGGCGACGGCGGCGTCGAGGCTGTCGTAGATCCGCTCGGTCCCGGCTCCCAGACGCCCTGTGACCCGCTCCTGAACCACTGCCGGAAGGCGCCCGATCCGAGCGGTCGTGTACATGTGGACGGCAGCCCGCAGTGCGGCGTCGTCGGCCGCGCTCGGAGCTGGCAGGGACGTGCGCGGCGCCGCGGCGGATGGCACCGCCCCGCGGTCGTTGGAGTCCGGACGCAGGTGCAGTGCCCGCAGCGGGTCCCGGCGCAGGTAGGACAGCCAGCGCAGGGGCAGCCAGCCGACGCGATGCCCGGCTTCCAGCCGCATGGAGGTGCCGACGGCGTCGGCTACAAGGTCTACTCCCACCGCTCGGCAGGCGGCGTCCTCAAGGGCCGCAGGTGTGGTGGCATCGGCGGCGTGGGCCGGCTCGGGCTGCTTTCCGATGCGCTCGCGCGCGAGTGCCGCCAGGGCCCTCGCATCGGCGGCCAGGCGCGCCTCGATCACGTCCTCAGCGGCGGCGACTGCGCGGATGCGGGCGCGCAGCTCCTGCACGCCCTGCCCGGTACGGGCGCTGACGGGGATGACGTCCACGTCGTGCAGGCCCTCGGCGGCGAGCAGCCGCCTCAGGTCCGCGACGGCGGCGGCCCGCTCGTCCTCGTGCAGGCGATCCACCTGGTTGAAGGCGACGACGGATACGGAGGCATGCTCGGCCATGGGCGCGATGAACTCGTTGTGGATCACTGCGTCGGCGTACTTCTCCGGATCCAGGACCCACACCAGCACGTCGACCAGGCCGGCCAGGCGCTCGGCGACGGCCCGGTGGCTGCGGACGTCGGAGTCGATGTCCGGCAGGTCCAGGAGTACTGCGCCGTCCCCCAGGCCGACAGCCGCCGGACCCCACGAGGGGGACTGCGGCAGCCGGACCCGCTCGCGCACCTCCAACCAGTCCAGGAGCCGTCCAGCGGCGCCGTCGGCCTCGGGTGACGGAGAGGCCGGCAGCGCGGCCAAAGGCTGGGTGGTGGTCGGCCGGGTCACCGCCACCTGCGCGAGGTCGGCCCCGCACAGGGCGTTGAACAGGCTCGACTTGCCTGAGCCGGTAGCGCCCAGGAGCGCAACCACCTGGACGCCGGGGGCAACGAGTCGACGTTGCCCGGCACGGTCCAGCAGGGTGTGCGCCGACTCGAGAAGATCTGCGGGCAGCAGGCCCGCACCGGTCTGCGTCAAGCGGGCGAGTACGGCGAGGGGTTCTGCGGCGGCGTCGCGGCGCCTGCCGGGCGGGGTGCGCCGAATAGTTCTCATTGCGCGCCATCCCCCGTCAGCCGCCCGACCGTGACGGTGAGCTCCCGCAGATGCTCCACCAGGTGATCGGATGGTGGGGACGGATCCGGCAGCGCCCGGGTGAAGACGGCCCGCTGCTCGTCGAGGTAGGCGGCGACCCGCTCATCGAGGGCGATGCGGGAGCGCCTGGCCAGCTCACGCATCGCCTGATCGCCGAAGAGCGCCTCGAGCAGCCGCTGCGCCACGACGGCGGTGCCGCCGGCGATCCCCACCTCCACGCCGGTCAGACCGCCGGTGTGGGCGAACACGACGACCATCAGCGCAACCCCAGCACCGTTCACCCCCAGTGACAGCAGCCTTGCCGTCATGCGCTTGTCCGCGCCCTCGGCGCGCACCAGGTTCAGCACGTCGCCCTGCCAGTCCCGCACGATCCGCTCCGCGTGCCGCACGCGCTCGGCCTGCGTCGGCTGAGATGACAGCGCCGCCGCCAACGGGTCCGCGACGGTGCCGGCACGTCTCCAGGTCTGCTCCGTCTCCAGGGCCGCACGCTGCGCCTCGCTCACAAGGAGGCGGGCCAGTGAGGACTCGATCGCCTCCTCGACGCGCTGGGCCGGGGCGGGACGCCCCAGCACCGCCGCCGTCACGCGGTCACGCAGGCGCGAGACCTGCACCTGCAGTCCCCGCAGGAACTCGCCCGTGCCGATCAGCTCCTGCCAGCGGGCGAGTACCTCGCCGCGCAGCAGTGAGCCGTCCTGCGTTGCGGCCGTGATCCTGTCCCGGGCCTCGGCGTGGACCGCATTGGTCACTACGGCTAGTCGCCGGCGCTCCTCCTCCTGTGCACGCACCGAGCTCAGGAGCCCGTCCATGTCCTCAAGGGCGGAGACGAGTGCACCGGACAGCGTGCGGCGGGCTACTCCACGCCGTGCCGCGGCATCGGCCGCCAGTGTGCCGAGCCAGTGGCGCAGCGGTGCGACGTGCTCCTCAGGCAGGAATCCCTCGGGGTCGAATGTGGTCTCAGGTATGACGAACACGGGCGCAGACCGCAGCCCGGCGGCGTCGAGGCGCCGCCGCAGGTCCCGGCCGACGGCCGCGTCGGCCCCGGCAGGCACCCGGTCCAGGACGACGGCGGTGACCACGTCCCGCGCGGCGGCGGACCTCAGGTGCTCCCAGGCGACGGCGTCGGCGTACCGGGAAGCGGTAGTGACGAAGACCCACAGGTCGGCGGCGGCCAGCAGGGTGGCGGCGAGCTCGCGGTTGTCGTCGACGACGGAGTCCACGTCCGGCGCGTCCAGGATCGCGAGCCCCTCCGGGAGGGCGGAGCAGGTCCGGATCTCGAGCTCACGGGGCGTGCGCGTTCCCGCGGCCGTCGGCTCCGAGCCTTCAGCGACGCGCACATGCGCGAGGGAGCCGAGCACGCGCTCGCCGTCGAACCAGGGGCCGTCGCCGGTGGCGTGCAGCAGCAGGGGGCGGCGCGTGGTCGGACGAATCGCGGACGACACCGCCACATGGCGACGCACCAGCGAGGATACGAGCGCGGACTTACCGGCCCCGGTGGAGCCGCCCACGACCGCCAGTAGCGGCGCGTCCATCGCGGTCAGGCGGGGCAGGACGTAGTCACCGAGCTGGTCATGCACGAGCCTGGCCTTGCGCGCGGCCGCGTCTGCGCCCGGCAGCGTGTACGGCAGGGCGAATGCGGTCAGGTCCGCCTGCAGGCGGCTCAGGGCGGCCTGCGCGGTCCCGGCGCCCCCGGGCGTCGGCTCCGCTCCCGCGGGCAGGCTCATAGCTCAGCCCTGCTCGCCCGGGCGGCCAGCCGCGTCGCCGACCGTGTGCAGACGGGGCGCGAGATCCGCCTCGTCACCCGGCATCCAGGTGGCTGCCTCGGCGCTGACCTGCTCACCGGAGCGAATGTCCTTGACCGAATCGGGTTCGCCGTCGACACCGGGGAACCAGACGAAGGGGATGGAGCGCTTGTCCGCGAAGCGGATCTGCTTGCCGTACTTGGCCGCCGTCGGCGACACGTCAGCGGCTATGCCACGGGAGCGCAGCACGTCCGCGACGGCGTCGGAGGCTCCGCGGTGCGCCTCATCGGCTACCGCGACCAGCACCACGGTGGGTACGGCGCGCGTCACCTCCAGCATCCCGCCGCCGATCACCCTGGCGAGCAGCCGTGACAGTCCGATGGAGATTCCCACACCCGGGAAGGTCCGCTTGCCGTCGGAGGCGAGGGAGTCATAGCGGCCGCCGGAGCACACCGAGCCGAGGTCCTCGTGCCCGGCCATGAAGGACTCGTAGACGGTGCCCGTGTAGTAGTCCAGGCCGCGGGCGATCTTCAGGTCCGCGATGATGGCGCCGGGGCGGCGGCGCGCGGCGGAACGCAGCAGCTCCGCCAGCTCATCCAGGCCCTGATCCAGCAGCTCACTGGGGTCGGCGCCGTCCAGGGCGGCCAGGACGCCTTGCCGCACCTGCTCGGCGTCGGCACCCGTGACCTGGGCCAGCCGCAGGGCCGCGTCGGCCTGCTCCGGGGTGATGCCCACGACGTCGACCAGCTCGGTGGCGACCCGGCCGGCGCCGATCTTGTCGAGCTTGTCCACCACGCGCAGCACCTCGGCGAGCAGGTCCTCGGCAATGCCGATGGACTGGTAGAAGCCCTGGGCGACCTTGCGGTTGGACACGTGGATGGTGACGGCGGGGATCGGTAGCGCGCTCAGCGCTTCGTGCATGATCAGCGGCATCTCGACGTCGTGGTACAGCGGCAGGGCGCCATCCCCGACGACGTCGATGTCCGCCTGGATGAACTCGCGGAAGCGGCCCTCCTGCGGGCGCTCGCCGCGCCAGACCTTCTGGATCTGGTAGCGCTTGAACGGGAAGTGCAGCGTGCCGGCGTTGTCCAGCACGTAGCGGGCGAAGGGCACCGTCAGGTCGAAGTGGAGCCCGAGCTGCTTGGCCGGGTCGGTGGTCTCCTCGCCTGGATCCGCCTGCAGTCGGGACAGCAGGTAGACCTCCTTGCTGGTCTCGCCCTTGCGGGTCAGCTCCGACAACGGCTCGACGGCGCGAGTCTCAATCCCGCTGAATCCGTGCAGTTCGAACGTGCGGCGCAGGGTGTCGATGAACTGCTGCTCGACGATGCGGGCTGCGGGAAGCCACTCGGGGAAGCCGGAGAGGGAGGATTGCGCCTGTCGGACCTGTGCTGGAGCCATGGGCCGCATTGTGTCATGCCGCCCAGGGCCGGGAGCACCTGCGCCGTGCCCGCCCCGACCGGCGCTCACGCACCGGTCACCCTGGGTCCTGCGCCGTGCCCGCCCCGACCGGCGCTCACGCACCGGTCACCCTGGGTCCTGCGCCGTGCCCGCCCCGACCGGCGCTCACGCACCGCTCTCGCCGCCGCGGACCTTGGCCTCAGCCAGATAGGGGTTGGCATGGTGCTCATGCGCCATGGTCGTGGCCGCGCCGTGGCCGGGCAGCAGGACCGTGGCCGGATCAACCGCACTGGCCAGCAGCCGCAGCGTCGCCCACATCTGGTACTGGTCTCCCCCGGGCAGATCGGTGCGTCCCACGCTGCCCTTGAAAATGACGTCCCCGTCCAGCGCCACCAGGTAGTCGCGCTCCGGAACATCGCTCGGATCGTCAAGCACCTCCGCCTCGAAGAGGAGCTGGTTGTCACCCAGGCGCGCATTGAGGAAGAACAGCGTGGATCCCTCCGAGTGTCCGGGTGCGGGCACCGCCTGCAGGGCCACGCCGGGCACCAGCTCGACGGCACGTCCGAACCCCTCCTGCGGGAAGGGGCGCACATCCACCGGACGCAACCAGGAACTACCCGCAAGGTCTGCGAATGACCTGCCGTCGACGGTGATCCCGGTTGTGGCCGCGGGGTCGTCGAGCCGATACAGGTCCGGCTGGGGAATGTAGACCGGCACACTCGTGGAATCCGCCATACCCGCCGCACCCATGTGGATACGGCCCTCCGTGACCGCTGCGTCGATCAGGCGCTGGGCGTCCCACACATGATCGGCGTGGCCGTGGGTAAGCAGAATCGCGCCGAGAGTGAGATTGTGGGAGCGCAGGAGCGCCATGGCGCCGCGGGGCGCGCCGACACCCGGGTCGACCACCAGGGCGGGGCCGCCCGCCTCCGCAGCCAGAACGTAGCAGTTGGACCCGAAGACGGCAGCAAGTGTGCGCTCGATGAGCATGACGGCATGCTATCGGACCGTTCCCGCGCCCCTCGCTACGCTGCTGGGTGATTCGCCTGCCGGTACGGCGGTTCCGCCTCACCCTGCCGACGGGTAGGCTCACCCTCAACTGCCGCCCTCCGGCGGCGTGTCGTCGTCCGGCCCGGTGCCGGACGTGAACGGAACGGGGCGGAATCACCTGCCCCAACCCCGTCAGATCCGTGAAGGAGCGCAATGACTGAGCAGACGCAGCCCCAGGCCGAGCCCACCACGCCCGTCGTGGAGCCCCCGGCCGCCACCGGGCAGGCTGCTACCGAGACCATCTCGACGGCGTCGCCCGCCGACGAGCAGTCCGCCACCGAAGCCCCGCAGGCCGCCGCTGCTGAACCGCTGGCGTCGCCCACCAGCGCCGACGCGCCGGACGGTTCCGGCGAGGGCAAGCCGACCGAGGCCGATGAGACCGACGTGCAGGCGACCGACTCCCCCGCGCCGGCAGCGCAGGAACCGGAGATCGACCCTGAGGCCGCCATGGACGCGGCCAAGTGGGGCCGGGTCGACGGCGAGGGCCGGGTGTTCGTGCAGGACGGTGGCTCCGAGCGAGAGGTGGGACAGTTCCCCGGCGTCCCCATCGCCGAGGCCATGGCCTATTACGTGCGCCGATTCCTGGACCTCAGCTCCAGCATTGACCTGTTCGCCGCCCGCCTGCCGCACCTGTCGGTTAGGGAGATCGACTCCACCATCAAGAACCTTGACGAATCCCTCAAGGAGCCGGCCGCCGTCGGCGACCTGGAGGCGCTGCGTGCCCGGTTCGCCGCGCTGAAGTCCGTGGCGCTGGAGCGCCGCCAGGCGGTCGCCGCCGAGCGTGCCGCCGCCAAGGAGCAGGCGCTCAAGGACCGCACCGCGATCGTCGAGCGTGCCGAGGCCGTGGCCGCGCAGGACCCGGCCCGCACCCAGTGGAAGTCCTCTGGTGCGGAACTGCGCACCCTGCTGGAGCAGTGGAAGGAGGCGCAGCGGCGCGGCCCGCGTCTGGACCGCCCCTCCGAGGACGCCCTGTGGAAGCGTTTCAGCCACGCCCGCACCACGTTCGACCGTCACCGGCGCCAGTACTTCAGCGAGCTCGACGCCAAGCAGGCCAAGGTCAAGGCCGCTAAGGAGGCGCTGATCAAGCGCGCGGAGGAGCTGTCCAAGTCCACGGACTGGGCGGCAACCTCTGCCCGCTACCGGGAGCTGATGGCCGAGTGGAAGAAGGCCGGGCGCGCCTCCCGTAAGGAGGACGACGCCCTTTGGGAGCGGTTCCACGCCGCCCAGCAGGTCTTCTACGACGCCCGCCGGGCCAAGGATGAGGCCACCGATGCCGAATACGCCGGCAACCTGAAGGTCAAGGAGGAGCTCGCCGCCAAGGCCGAGGCGCTGCTGCCGATCAAGGACCCCAAGGCGGCCCGCAAGGCGCTGCGCCCCATCCAGGAGGCTTGGGACGAGGCCGGTCGGGTTCCTCGCAACGCGGTACGGCGGCTGGAGGCACGCATGCGCGCCGTCGAGGATGCGCTGCGCCGCGCCGAGCAGGCCGAGTGGCGCCGCACCGACCCGGAGACCCAGGCCCGCGCCCAGGGCCTGGCCAGCCAGCTGGAGGACTCCATCGCCGAGCTGGAAGCTGACCTGGCCGCCGCCAAGGACTCCGGCGACGCCAAGGCGCAGGCGCAGGCAGAGGCTGCGCTCACCGCACGCAGGGCCTGGCTGGACCAGGTGCGCCGCACCACGCGCGCCTGATCCGCACGGAACCTTCGGCCACGACGTCGGCGGGCCCCACCCTCACGCAAGGGTGGGGCCCGCCGTCGCGCTGTGGGCCGCGCATCGCAGGACTGCGGCTCGGTGCCGGCTACTGGGCAGCCGGGGCCAGGTTGCGCCAGGCGCGGCGGTGCAGCAGCACGCCGGCGGCGACGGATACGTTCAGCGACTCCACCGCCGGGTTCATCGGAATGCTCACAGTCGCCTGCGCCAGTGCCCGCGCCTGCGGCGTCAGCCCGGTGGTCTCGGCCCCCAGGATCAGGGCCAGTCGTCCCTCCCAGGCCGACAGCCGGTCCAGGGAGCCCGTCGCCCCGGCGTCGAGCGCGGCCAGGTGCCCGCCGGCGCGGGTGAAGTCCACCGCCAGGGAACGGGCCTCGTCCCAATCCATCAGCGCCACCGGCAGGGAGAAGACATAGCCGCGGCTGGCACGGATCAGTCGGCGGTCCGCAATGGAGGCCAGCCCGGAGTCCACCAACACGATCCCGGCGGCCCCGAAGGCGTAGGCGCTGCGGGCGATCGCGCCGATGTTCCCGACGATCCGCACCCCGTCGAGGATCAGCAGGTCGCCGGAGGCCTGCAGTAAGTCCTCGGGCTGCACCGGTGCGGGTACGCGGGCCACGCCGAATATCTCTGGGCGCTTGTCGGAGCGGAACAGGTCCGTGGCCAGGGCGGCGGCAATGACGGTGACGGGGACGCGTCGGCGCGAGCACTCGTCCAGTAGCTCACGGGGCGGGCGGGAAGAGTCGAGCACGTACACGTCGGAGAAGCGCAGCCCGGCCCGCAGGGCGTTCAGCAGGGGCTCCGAGTCCTCAACGAGTAGGGATTTGCTGGGGCTAGAGGCCGCCTTGGCCAGGTCGGCGATCCGCTGCGCGGCCGGTGCGGCCCTGTCGGACAGCACCTCTCCCCCGAAGGCATCCCCGTGTCCGCACTCGGCCGCCTTCCCGGTCATCTTCACGTCCTCTCCTTGGAGCCAACTCGGTGCGCGGCGAGTCTAGTCGGTCGGTCCTTCATGTACTTGATTACGTAGGGGACGCCACGGGACTCATGGTTCGTCGGTGGGTTGGACGATTATCGTCTGGATCTCTGCCACCGGGATGGTGGTGGTTGTGGAGGTGGTGTGGGTGTCCATGGTTCCGGTGGCGCCGTCGGTGGCGGTGAACTCG
This genomic window contains:
- a CDS encoding GTPase, encoding MRTIRRTPPGRRRDAAAEPLAVLARLTQTGAGLLPADLLESAHTLLDRAGQRRLVAPGVQVVALLGATGSGKSSLFNALCGADLAQVAVTRPTTTQPLAALPASPSPEADGAAGRLLDWLEVRERVRLPQSPSWGPAAVGLGDGAVLLDLPDIDSDVRSHRAVAERLAGLVDVLVWVLDPEKYADAVIHNEFIAPMAEHASVSVVAFNQVDRLHEDERAAAVADLRRLLAAEGLHDVDVIPVSARTGQGVQELRARIRAVAAAEDVIEARLAADARALAALARERIGKQPEPAHAADATTPAALEDAACRAVGVDLVADAVGTSMRLEAGHRVGWLPLRWLSYLRRDPLRALHLRPDSNDRGAVPSAAAPRTSLPAPSAADDAALRAAVHMYTTARIGRLPAVVQERVTGRLGAGTERIYDSLDAAVARTDLEQTCRRPRWWGAANAMQVLLALTALIGAGWLLMLHVLDRYLLLPVNPPRWGHVPWPTVLLLGGLLLGLLLAAAGTVMARVGAVRRTRRVRERLRHAVTEALNELLGTPLEQELARLEEVQALLDSLCESGRSAPGSGDAGVGSR
- a CDS encoding MBL fold metallo-hydrolase, producing the protein MLIERTLAAVFGSNCYVLAAEAGGPALVVDPGVGAPRGAMALLRSHNLTLGAILLTHGHADHVWDAQRLIDAAVTEGRIHMGAAGMADSTSVPVYIPQPDLYRLDDPAATTGITVDGRSFADLAGSSWLRPVDVRPFPQEGFGRAVELVPGVALQAVPAPGHSEGSTLFFLNARLGDNQLLFEAEVLDDPSDVPERDYLVALDGDVIFKGSVGRTDLPGGDQYQMWATLRLLASAVDPATVLLPGHGAATTMAHEHHANPYLAEAKVRGGESGA
- a CDS encoding cation:proton antiporter family protein, translating into MIPAAYLLAVVVFGFAATLLRLPPLVGFLAAGFVLGSSPLPNLGVVEVLGDLGVAVLLFTIGLKLDLRVLRRKEVLGTAVIVMAVLTLLGTAVVAALLAVGLNLGASTPGGVAAVGFALSFSSTVVVVKLLEERDDSGSLYGRIAIGVLVLQDIAAVAYMTVSSGRLPSPWAAALVLLWPASRLFGKVLDRIDHREMRALFGMSMALLPGYLLFDLLGVDGDLGALIMGALLASHPAAKELASALFTIKELLLVGFFLTIGLDGVPGTAAFALAGALLLLLPVRSLVYTMVVRALGMRRRTSVLTGLALTAYSEFALIVVGTATDHGLLGGEWPAAVSLALALSFVVSAMVNHKPAALVQWMSALLPHRPVSTLHPDERPVSLEGVCTVVFGMGRAGRSTYMRLYADGETGVLGIDNDATKVEELTRQGFNVMEADATDQQFWERLEAVHVSTVVLAMSEPGANVHVLEWLDRSHFDGRVLAIARYDDEAATMRAAGVDVVINLYEGAGEALARAAEGLGPTSPGADAGVA
- a CDS encoding TrmH family RNA methyltransferase produces the protein MTGKAAECGHGDAFGGEVLSDRAAPAAQRIADLAKAASSPSKSLLVEDSEPLLNALRAGLRFSDVYVLDSSRPPRELLDECSRRRVPVTVIAAALATDLFRSDKRPEIFGVARVPAPVQPEDLLQASGDLLILDGVRIVGNIGAIARSAYAFGAAGIVLVDSGLASIADRRLIRASRGYVFSLPVALMDWDEARSLAVDFTRAGGHLAALDAGATGSLDRLSAWEGRLALILGAETTGLTPQARALAQATVSIPMNPAVESLNVSVAAGVLLHRRAWRNLAPAAQ
- the hisS gene encoding histidine--tRNA ligase — protein: MRPMAPAQVRQAQSSLSGFPEWLPAARIVEQQFIDTLRRTFELHGFSGIETRAVEPLSELTRKGETSKEVYLLSRLQADPGEETTDPAKQLGLHFDLTVPFARYVLDNAGTLHFPFKRYQIQKVWRGERPQEGRFREFIQADIDVVGDGALPLYHDVEMPLIMHEALSALPIPAVTIHVSNRKVAQGFYQSIGIAEDLLAEVLRVVDKLDKIGAGRVATELVDVVGITPEQADAALRLAQVTGADAEQVRQGVLAALDGADPSELLDQGLDELAELLRSAARRRPGAIIADLKIARGLDYYTGTVYESFMAGHEDLGSVCSGGRYDSLASDGKRTFPGVGISIGLSRLLARVIGGGMLEVTRAVPTVVLVAVADEAHRGASDAVADVLRSRGIAADVSPTAAKYGKQIRFADKRSIPFVWFPGVDGEPDSVKDIRSGEQVSAEAATWMPGDEADLAPRLHTVGDAAGRPGEQG
- a CDS encoding dynamin family protein is translated as MSLPAGAEPTPGGAGTAQAALSRLQADLTAFALPYTLPGADAAARKARLVHDQLGDYVLPRLTAMDAPLLAVVGGSTGAGKSALVSSLVRRHVAVSSAIRPTTRRPLLLHATGDGPWFDGERVLGSLAHVRVAEGSEPTAAGTRTPRELEIRTCSALPEGLAILDAPDVDSVVDDNRELAATLLAAADLWVFVTTASRYADAVAWEHLRSAAARDVVTAVVLDRVPAGADAAVGRDLRRRLDAAGLRSAPVFVIPETTFDPEGFLPEEHVAPLRHWLGTLAADAAARRGVARRTLSGALVSALEDMDGLLSSVRAQEEERRRLAVVTNAVHAEARDRITAATQDGSLLRGEVLARWQELIGTGEFLRGLQVQVSRLRDRVTAAVLGRPAPAQRVEEAIESSLARLLVSEAQRAALETEQTWRRAGTVADPLAAALSSQPTQAERVRHAERIVRDWQGDVLNLVRAEGADKRMTARLLSLGVNGAGVALMVVVFAHTGGLTGVEVGIAGGTAVVAQRLLEALFGDQAMRELARRSRIALDERVAAYLDEQRAVFTRALPDPSPPSDHLVEHLRELTVTVGRLTGDGAQ
- a CDS encoding DUF349 domain-containing protein, with the translated sequence MTEQTQPQAEPTTPVVEPPAATGQAATETISTASPADEQSATEAPQAAAAEPLASPTSADAPDGSGEGKPTEADETDVQATDSPAPAAQEPEIDPEAAMDAAKWGRVDGEGRVFVQDGGSEREVGQFPGVPIAEAMAYYVRRFLDLSSSIDLFAARLPHLSVREIDSTIKNLDESLKEPAAVGDLEALRARFAALKSVALERRQAVAAERAAAKEQALKDRTAIVERAEAVAAQDPARTQWKSSGAELRTLLEQWKEAQRRGPRLDRPSEDALWKRFSHARTTFDRHRRQYFSELDAKQAKVKAAKEALIKRAEELSKSTDWAATSARYRELMAEWKKAGRASRKEDDALWERFHAAQQVFYDARRAKDEATDAEYAGNLKVKEELAAKAEALLPIKDPKAARKALRPIQEAWDEAGRVPRNAVRRLEARMRAVEDALRRAEQAEWRRTDPETQARAQGLASQLEDSIAELEADLAAAKDSGDAKAQAQAEAALTARRAWLDQVRRTTRA